A stretch of the Haloarchaeobius salinus genome encodes the following:
- a CDS encoding DUF4177 domain-containing protein — protein MGTEMHQQWEYKTLEPPKGLTKRETVDPTDELNRLGAAGWELTGTISYDGGGTKLLLFKRPVSHE, from the coding sequence ATGGGAACCGAAATGCACCAGCAATGGGAGTACAAGACGCTCGAACCGCCGAAGGGCCTGACCAAGCGGGAGACGGTCGATCCGACGGACGAACTCAACCGGCTCGGTGCAGCGGGCTGGGAACTCACAGGGACTATCAGCTACGACGGTGGCGGCACGAAACTACTGCTGTTCAAACGCCCAGTCTCTCATGAGTGA